The Fusarium oxysporum Fo47 chromosome II, complete sequence genome includes a region encoding these proteins:
- a CDS encoding beta-lactamase-like protein, which produces MDFPNPTSKPPTQTIIDQQEQVRQSLPFGDKTDFVNAERGLEGRMNPNIVKNADGEVIWNNDVYEFLQHDSPDSANPSLWRQSKLAHIDGLFKVTDRIYQVRGLDLSNVTVIEGDIGLIIIDPLTSKETGAAALALYQEHLDPKKERPIKAIIYTHSHVDHFGGVKGFVSEEEVEKNGVKIIAPEGFLEHAVSENVYTGTAMARRAAYMYGAALHVGRRGQIGAGLGQTVSTGEVTLIAPNDMIKTTNEQRTIDGVEIVFQMAPDTEAPSEMLFYFPQFKALCAAEDATHTFHNLLTLRGAVVRDPHGWSKYLTETIDLFGGKAEVVFASHHWPTWGVEQVTDFLTSQRDLYAYVHDQTLRLLNKGYNGPEIAEMMTLPPALDKAWGARGYYGSVNHNVKAVYQRYVGWFDGNPSHLWEHVPTERARRYVQLAGGMKLILAKGSEAFDTGDFRWAAELVNHAVFAEPDNTEARELLADIYEQLGYGSENGTWRNFFISGTTELRAGNLGTPTQTASPDVVWQLTPEMLFDSLAIQINGPEAWDKTLAVDIVLTDTNVTYRLWLSNAALVYSMAAQSSGPQVTLTSTTKQLPALAVYGLEPDALREAGITIEGDQNALSVLNDLLDPGDPSLNIVTP; this is translated from the coding sequence ATGGACTTCCCGAACCCCACTTCAAAACCACCCACTCAAACCATCATTGATCAGCAAGAACAAGTCCGTCAGTCTTTGCCTTTTGGTGACAAGACGGACTTCGTGAATGCTGAGAGAGGTCTTGAGGGCCGCATGAACCCCAACATTGTGAAAAATGCCGACGGCGAGGTAATTTGGAATAATGACGTGTACGAGTTCCTTCAACACGACTCGCCCGACTCTGCCAACCCAAGCCTCTGGCGCCAATCCAAATTGGCCCACATTGATGGTTTGTTCAAGGTAACAGACCGCATATATCAAGTCCGTGGCTTGGACCTGTCCAATGTTACAGTGATTGAGGGCGATATTGGTCTCATAATCATAGACCCGCTGACTTCCAAAGAGACTGGAGCAGCTGCATTAGCTCTTTATCAGGAACATCTCGAtcccaagaaggagaggcCTATCAAAGCTATCATCTACACGCACTCTCATGTGGACCATTTTGGCGGTGTCAAAGGCTTTGTGAGCGAGGAAGAGGTGGAGAAGAATGGTGTCAAAATCATAGCACCGGAAGGGTTTCTGGAGCACGCCGTATCCGAGAATGTCTATACAGGTACTGCTATGGCCCGTCGGGCTGCATACATGTATGGTGCCGCTCTTCATGTGGGTAGGCGAGGCCAGATCGGAGCTGGATTGGGTCAAACAGTTTCCACCGGAGAAGTTACGTTGATTGCCCCCAACGACATGATCAAAACCACCAATGAGCAGAGGACCATAGATGGAGTAGAGATTGTCTTCCAGATGGCTCCAGATACTGAAGCTCCATCTGAGATGCTCTTCTATTTCCCGCAGTTTAAGGCACTTTGCGCAGCGGAGGATGCGACTCACACCTTTCATAACTtattgactttgagaggTGCTGTGGTTCGGGATCCCCATGGATGGTCGAAGTACTTAACTGAAACCATCGATTTATTCGGAGGCAAGGCCGAGGTTGTATTTGCCTCCCACCACTGGCCTACTTGGGGAGTCGAGCAAGTCACTGACTTTTTGACATCCCAACGGGACCTCTACGCATATGTGCATGATCAAACCCTGCGCCTCCTGAATAAAGGTTATAACGGCCCGGAAATTGCCGAGATGATGACACTGCCGCCGGCTCTTGATAAAGCTTGGGGTGCGAGAGGATACTATGGCTCGGTGAACCACAATGTCAAGGCTGTCTACCAGCGATACGTGGGCTGGTTTGATGGTAATCCATCCCACTTATGGGAGCACGTTCCTACCGAGAGGGCTCGACGATACGTCCAGCTTGCTGGAGGTATGAAGCTGATACTAGCTAAGGGAAGCGAAGCTTTCGACACTGGCGATTTCCGCTGGGCCGCAGAACTGGTCAATCATGCCGTTTTTGCCGAGCCAGACAATACTGAAGCAAGGGAACTCCTCGCCGACATATATGAGCAGTTGGGGTACGGCTCGGAAAATGGAACCTGGAGGAACTTCTTCATATCTGGAACCACAGAGCTTCGCGCGGGTAATTTAGGAACGCCTACGCAGACTGCGTCGCCTGACGTCGTTTGGCAACTCACCCCAGAAATGCTCTTTGATTCCCTCGCCATCCAGATCAACGGCCCAGAAGCGTGGGATAAGACGCTTGCTGTGGATATCGTTCTTACCGACACAAATGTGACTTACCGTCTCTGGCTCTCTAATGCAGCGCTCGTCTACTCCATGGCTGCGCAGTCATCCGGCCCCCAGGTGACACTAACTTCCACCACAAAGCAGTTGCCCGCGCTCGCAGTGTATGGCCTTGAACCTGATGCGTTGAGGGAGGCAGGGATCACGATTGAGGGAGATCAGAATGCTTTGAGCGTATTGAATGATCTACTTGATCCAGGTGATCCTAGCTTGAATATTGTCACTCCTTGA